The Acomys russatus chromosome 27, mAcoRus1.1, whole genome shotgun sequence genome includes the window AGCCCCGTAGACCTGCAgatggtgaccttgaactcctgactcctCTGCCTCTACGccctcagtgctgagatgacagccaCGCTCCACTGTGTTCAAGATTTCCTCTTCAGGATTTActgggttttattttcttgtcagcGGGGCGGGGCCAGAGCTCAGGGCCTCTCACTTCATCAGTCAGAGCCCCGGGTCCTGTGTGTTGCCAAGGGAGTCTCCTGGGGCAGAGGATCCGCGCAGGGGCAATCTCATCACTGACATTCTGTGCCAGGGCCTTTCAGCAGCTCGGTAACGCAACTGCCCCAGTTGGGGCAGCTCAGGGTGGAGCTGCCATTCCATCCCCAgcagccaaagaaaataaaaataaataaaagggccGGCGAGATGGCTCCACACGTAAAAAAAACCTGAGTTCTCAAGAAGGCCACATTAAAACATGGAGCTCTGCTGGGcgtggtgagttcgaggccagccgggtctacattGTTTCAGGCCGGCTAGTGCTGCACTgggaaatcctgtctgaaaagaaaatgatagttACAAAGGAAAAGCAAGGGGCCGGTGCGGCGTGGCAGCACTAAGGAGTCGGGATAGGGCTGCTGCGGGCTcaggtcagcctggcctccaCGGCAGCCTCAAGAcagctctgggggctggagagatggctcagaggttaagagcactgcctgttcttccaaaggtcctgagttcaattcccagcaaccacatggtgactcacaaccatctatgagatgtgatgtgtactgtatacataataaataaacaaatctttaaaaaaaaataaatagagaccGATCGCCAAGGTGCACCCGGGGCGGCTTTCCCTGCCCCTCGCCGTGCACTTGCTGTAGCCGGCTTCGCCCACGGGGTGGCGCCCGACCAGGCCCAGGAGCGAACGTCTGCGCAGGCGCCATCTCCCAGCACGCACCGGGAGTGGGAGCGCGGGGAGCCTGGGCCTTTTGCGTCGCTCCGGTGCCTCGCTTTACGGCCGCCCCCCTCAGTCCCACGGTGTGAATACGGCGCACCCGGCCGTCGTGCGCCATCAGGCACCGCCCGAACCGCGACGATTGGGTTGAGTGGCCCTGAGCCCCTCGCTGATTGGCCAGAGCCTCTGCCAGTCATTTCCAGGCCCGTGGCGCGCGGCGGGCCGCCGGCGGGAGCGCGAGCGGCTGAGCAGCGGCGGAAGTGTCTCCGCTGGGAAGATGGTGAGGGCCGCGGGGCGGCGGCGCGCGCGCTCGGGGGCGTCGGGCTGCCGAGAGCTGGGGGAGACCGAGGCGGAGGCCGGGGCTTCTCCAGGCTCTCGGCCCGTCGCCGTTGGGGACTTGTCTCTTTGGACGGAcacgtttttggttttttttttcgcGGCCGGAAGAGGGACTGTGATCGCTTCCGGGATTTGTCCCCGGTCATTGATGGGAGCGCTGCGTTTCCGGGAAGTGGGCAGGGCTCGGGGCTCACGTGGCCTCCTTAGCCGACCCGAACTTTTATCTAGTGTCTGACCTCAGCTGCCCGCGCCTTTTGCTGAAAATCCAGCCCCGGGAGAGTGATGCTTGTCCTCCAGGGATGCACTGCACGTcctaggaaggaggaggaagtgctTTCTCCTGGTTCAGACCCCGCCCCCCCAGCCCTGGGTGACAACGTGGTGGCGTAGAGGAGGGCGGGTCCCCCTGTTGCGCCCATTGTTGAGGGCGTATTGGCCCAAGTAGGCCGAGCCGGATATGCCCATCTTCCCCTGTTCTTCATGCTAGGATGGTCAGTTCTGTTTGTTGGTTCGGTTTTCTGGAACTGGacgtcatgtagcccaggctagcctcaaatgcatGATTCTCATGCTGCAGTCTCTAGAGTATGGAGAGGATACGTATATACCTCCACACCGGCTGGGTACAGGACAGGAGGCActgtctcgtgtagcccaggctggctctggactccctatgtagccgaggatgaccctTACCATGCCTACACTCCATAGTAACACCTGGTTTGTGTAGTGCGGGAACTCAGGGCCGCGAACGTGCGGGAGAAGCACTTGTTACTGGGTGCACCCTAGCCCTGCCCTTCCTGCAGGGGCGTCCCGACACCCACCCGAGCAGTCACAGACACTCCTCAGGTCTCTGGTCAGCCCGAGACAAGAGTGTCCCAGCCGAGCGTTCCTGAACTCAGAGAGCCCCAGGCCTTGGTCCTCCACCCATTTCATCCCAGCGCTGGACTCCAGAGAGTCTGGACGGTGGCCAAGAAGGAATGTCCTACCCTGAAACTGGCTCCTTGAGTGGGAGAGACTGGGACTGGAGCCCAGAGCCTGTGGCTGTGACACCtgctggtgctgtgtggtgctaTGTCGTTCCCCCCccatgcccccttcccccccccccaccaccaccagagcCAGGCCCCAGCTGCCCTGTGCACCCTGGCCCGTTTCACTGTGTAAACACCTATTTTTTGTATTGTTATTTTAGGGGGCCTGGTTCTCATACCACAACCCAGGCCTTCCCAGCCACGGCACTGACTCAGTCCCTTTCCCTGAACCCCACTTGTTCCATTCCTGTCGCCCCCTCCACACTCACCCAGTGGCCACCACAGCCTTTCAGGGTTGTGGGCTGGAGGTGACATCCTGTCTCCACAGCTCGTTTACCTTACCTGTGGTGCTGGACAGGATGCACCTGTGCCAGTTGCCCCCGGTGGCCAGTGTCCCCAACCCTGTGTGTTCAGCAAGTGTTTACTGCCCCTCTCCACCTCAGCAGAGCCCACACCCACACTGATCTCCTGTCTAGCCGGGGAGACTGGTGCTAATCGCCCCATAATTACAGAGCGGCCTCTGCTGCGGTGGGTGGAACCAGGCTGGCAGCCCAGGGTGGCCATTAGGGgccaggccagaggaggatgcgCTCAGCAACATTGGGCAAGGAAAGTCTGGGCGGTGGCTGGGAGGGACAAAAGTTCAGCAGGAGGCTGGGCCTCACCATGGCCACCTGGCAGCAGTTCCAGGCCTGTGCTGGCCACAGCAGCTCCGCGggagctgtgtgtgtctgtcgttTTGCAGTGAGCCCATGCTGTTGCTTGTATTTGAGGATTTAACTGTTCTGTTTGttccattttttcttgttttttgttcgtttttttgggggtggggggggctcgagacagggtctctctgtgtagccctgactgtcctgaactctctttgtagaccaggctggcctcaaactcacagcgatctgcctgcctctgcctcccaagtgctaggattaaaggtgtgtgccaccacgcccagcctggtgtttgcctgcctgtgtgtctgggtGAGGGTGTAGGATTTCCCGGATCTggggttacagttgtgagctgtgatggaggtgctgggaattgaacccaagttctcTAGAAAACCAGCCCGTGCtcttaccgctgagccatctctccaaccttgtttctttattgaaacagcgtctcatgtagcccaggctggccccacgctgtagccaaagatgattgtgcctctgcctccctggagctTAGTCACAGGCTGTTATGCtgcggctctttttttttttattttagggtCATCCTGGACACTATTGTCACTGATCACCATGGCCAGTCACCCACCACCCATTTTCATCAAGCCTATCcatgccctgccctctgcccttcttGGAAGCCTCTGCAGGAAGTGGGCTCCAGCCTTACTTCCTGCCACTGAGGCCTCCCCTTCCTTGTCAGGAAGGGCCACAGGCTACAGGTCACCCAGGCCCCTCATGACCCAAGTCAGCATGCTGGGCATGACAGCCCTGGtctaagtatttttatttcctatgcatcgttgcattggtgttttgactgcatgtgtgtctgtgcgagtttgtcagatcccctggaactagagtttcaggcaggtgtgagctgccatgggggtgctgggaattgagcccaggtcctctgtaagagcagccagtgctcttaactgccagccatttctccagcccttgttttgttacccctgctggcctggaactcacagaaatccacctgcctctgtccatcaatgctgagattaaagaagtgTACCCTGAGCCCAGTTGTGTTTTGGGTTCTGTGGGAGTTTTGGAGACAGGTCTcgcgtagcccaggctgaccttagacAGTAGTTGAGAAtaatcctctgcctcagcccccaggTGTGTCGCAGCGCTCCTGGCTTGTGTTGGGTTTTGTGGTGCTGGCACTGGAAGGCAGAGTGCTTGTTACCAGCTGCTCTGTCACTGGCCCTGCCCCGGCCATGCCCCAGAGACCCTTCTGGAAGCACAGGGACTGCCGCACAGCAGAAACAGCAGGCAGGTGTGTAGCACTGGACGTTCAGACccctggggccagcctgggctgtaggaCAAGACTGCCTCAGAGAGCAGCCAGACAGGGAGGTCTGTCACCGTGACCCGATCACAGGCATGGGcattgtggggagccatgccatgGCCGTCCCTGCATTAAGCTCCTCACACTGGTGTTTGCCTTCCAGCTCCCCTTGTCGCTGCTGAAGACAGCGCAGAATCACCCCATGGTAAGTCAGCCGGCTCTGAGCCTCCTCCTTTCATGTGTCCACACCCCAGGCCTCCGCAGGGCTAAGAAGAGCAAGTCACGCAGGgaggatggcaagatggctcagggggtagaAGTGCCTATTACcatgcctgaggacctgagttcaaagctaggGTCCACAGATGATGGGAGGGGGGCACTGACTCCCTCAAGctatccttccctccactcaCAGCCTCCCTGCGTACAGACAAAATGACATATGTAATAAAACAGGAGCAAGGCATCCAAAGAAAGCCTTAGAAAATAACTGCAGGGTGACGCACAGTGCGACTCACATGACCGGTCCTGGACCCAGAGTCCCAGCACCCGCCATCCCAGGTGTCCTGCCACCGATGCAAGGCCAGCGCAGCCAGCTCTGGAGACTGTCTCAGGAGTGTGAGGTGTCCCAGCATGCTCTGGGCCTGGGTTCCATCTACAGCACCACAAGAGGAAGGCTGTTCTGACATGTAGTGTGTTCGCAGGCTCACACAGCCAGAGCCCAACCTGTCTCCTCCCagagcattcttttttgttttgttttgttttgtttttttgtttttcgagacacagtctctcggtgtagccttggctgtcgtagacttgctttgtagaccaggcttgcctcaaactcacactgatccacctctgcctcccaagagctgggattaaaggtgtgcactaccatgcctggccttccagAGCATTCTTAGCACCTCAAAGTCGACTTTGTTTCCCGCAGACCTGTCCCGAGTCATTCCCCCCCCAGCCCTCCTATTGTGCCCGCCGTGGCATCTTATAAGCATTTCCTCCGAGTGAGGAACGTGGCATGCTGTGTCAGTCAGCAGTCTTGAGTTACCTACCTTTCTTGGTTGTGTAATATTCCTCCTGTAGTTGACCAGACTGGGCTTGCCCATTgtttcctccctgtcctcctgcctttgccttcagagacctggagtcacaggtgtgccaccatacccagccagtGAGGAGTTTTATGTTTATCCGTGCATTGAGTGGGGAACTTGGGCGGTGCCATTCATCACAGTATTTGCATATGAGTGAGACTTCAGCCTCTAAAGGTTATGTTTAGTTGCACAAGAGGCTGCAGTTTCAGGGTGAGAGAGGCCAGGTGTGTCTGCGTACTGTGGCGGGGGGAGCGGGTGGGCCCGAGTGGGCCCGGCTACTCAGGCTGGGCTTACGGGGTGTCCGCAGCTGGTGGAGCTGAAGAATGGGGAGACGTACAACGGGCACCTGGTGAGCTGTGACAACTGGATGAACATCAACCTGCGGGAGGTCATCTGCACGTCCCGGGTGAGTGGCCTCACCGGAGGGCCCGTGGCTGGGCTGGGTGGACTGTGACGGCGGTGACACCTCCCCTCCACAGGATGGCGACAAGTTCTGGCGGATGCCTGAGTGCTACATCCGCGGCAGCACCATCAAGTACCTGCGCATCCCTGATGAGATCATTGACATGGTGCGGGAGGAGGCCGCCAAGGGCCGCGGGCGAGGGGgaccacagcagcagaagcagcagaaagGCCGCGGCATGGGCGGCGCTGGCCGAGGTGGGGACTCAGCGACAGGAGGGAGGGACACCCGGGCACTCGCCTCTCTGCCCTGCACTGTCGCCATGAGGGGCATGGTGCTGTGGGCCTGTAGGCCAGTGAGGATCTGGGGTACCAGTGTGGGCCCTTTCCCGGGGCTCAGCACAGCCTGGACTCTCCACAGGCCACAGAAGGGAGATGCTCATCCCTGCGCTGGGAGACTGCAGTCTTAGCTCCTACCTCTCTGACCCCTGCAGGTGTGTTTGGTGGCCGGGGCCGTGGTGGCATCCCGGGTGCAGGCCGAGGCCAGCCGGAAAAGAAGCCAGGGCGGCAAGCAGGCAAGCAGTGAGTGGCCGCAGCGTGGACAGAGCCCAGGACGGTGGGCAAGGCCTCTGGGCACCTTCCAGTGAAGCCCCACTCAGCATCTGGTCTAGTGAGGTCCTGGCCACTGACTCGGTTTCTGAAAGAGTTTTGAATTGCCTCTGGTGCCCTGTGTGTCCTTTGGAGGGCAGCTCTGCCAGGCTCTTTGAGCTTCATGTTGGAACCACACTTCAGCACGTGGCGGGCCTGCCTGTCCCTCCCCAGCCTGACCCCTGGCTTATTCTGTTACCTGTTACAAAAATAAAGGCGAGCACCACGGGAGGGACAGCCCTCCCACCGCCATTGCCAACCCAACTCATGGGAACAATTCCACAgacttctgtttgtctgtctgtccgtgcGTCTGTGTCTCCTGGTCCTGCTAGCCAGGGTGAGAGTGCAGTAGATGCCACACTTAGAATGCTGGGGCACGAGTGctggggcacgcctgtaatctcggcactcggtctacaaagcaaagccgggacagccagggctacacagagaagccctgtctcaaaaaacagagttCAAGCCAGCTGGCTGTGAGGGTCTGTGCTGTTCTGTGTCCCCTCAGCTGGAGCCTGAGCGTCAGGCTGCTGGTGGCCTTGGCATTGTGGCCTGGTCTTGGTGCAGTCTCCCAGATGGGCCACCCTTCCCACAGCTAGGTCAGTCCTCTGACAGCACGTAGGACACACTGCACCAGGCCACCATGGAGACCTACCCTGGGGTAAGGACTTCGGCAGGTGTAGGCACCCCAGCTCCAGGCATGGGCTTGCCCTTCCCTGTGACCACACTTCAGATCTCTGAGCCACCTGGTGTGCCAGTGGGGGGAGGAGTGCGTGAGTCCCTGACTGTCCTATCACAATGTTgctcaaaacactaaacatggACAATCTACCATTtgcatttttgctgtttgtttttgggaCAAGttctggctggtctgaaactcagagatcctcctgcctctgcctcccagagtgccgggattaaaggggtgcaccatcaCTGCCAGGATATCTGTAGTTTCAATGACATCAGCTCCTTCACACTGTCCTCCAGACCCCTCCAGGTCCCCTGTCTCAGTTTGCTTTGCTGAAGGTCAGGGCTTGTCACAGCCCTCAGCCCCTGGGCCCCTCTGTTCACACCTAtgcctgacccccccccccaccccacacacactcctgcagtACAGGACATAGAACAGCCACTTTGCCTCCTTGGTCATGCACCCTGGCTTAGGTGCATtggcttctagaagcttctgagGCAAGTGAGGTTTCTGTGTTCttcccagtgagttccaggaacccAGCCTCAGCCCCTCAGAAGACAGGAAACCAGAAGACAAACCGAGTTCCCGAAGGCTGCTGccttccagatccttctgtcTGAGCCAGGCTTGCTGGGCTGCTGTCTACACCCATCGCCTGATCTCAGCTGCTCTCCCGTGGGCGGACCTCCCCCGGGACCTTGCTGCAGGGTGACTCACCCAGGTCCCAGGTCCAGGGACTGCGGAGGGGCCGCCTTCCCACTGTTTGTCCCAGTCCCACTCCTGGCTCCTTGAATGCAGACCTTAGTAAGCTTAAGAGGCACTGGGCGAGGCTGCGGGCACACAGGGGCCATCCAAGTGTGGGAGCCTGGCACCAGGCCAACAGCAGAGCCCTTGGGGGCGGGGGCCTGCCACAAAAGGGACAGATAGGGACGAGAACAGAGCAGGCCAGCTGAAGAGGCAGCCAGGgaagaggccagcaagatggctctgggTGGAGGTGCTTTCCGCCAAGCCCAACAGCCGGGAGTTTGATTTCCAGGATCCGAAGAACGGAttaccacaagttgtcctctgagccccACATGCCAGGGAGGCCTAGTGTGCAGATGCGTGTACAAAGCTCTGTAGGGTGGCTCTGAGCACTGAACTTGGGGGTGTGTGAGAGAATCACAGGGCCAGCATCCTAGGGAGTTACTGCACCCTGGGCAAACAGATGAGGAAGAGGTGCTGGGTGGAGGAGACTCGGGGAGGCCCACCCTTCAGAGAGGGGCTGCTTCCAACAGCTCTCCCTGCGCATGGCAGACCCGGGCTCCTCCTCGGCCACACACACCGGCAGGGACCGAGACCCAGGCTGGGCCTGCTCAGCTCTGGCTAATTCCAGTCCACTTCCTGGGGCCTCAAATGGAGAAATGAGGACTCCTGGGTGAAGGCGTCTACCTAACTGTCCTCATGGCAGTGCAAGGCCCCTGAGACCACCCACGGGGAACAGCGCACAC containing:
- the Lsm4 gene encoding U6 snRNA-associated Sm-like protein LSm4, yielding MLPLSLLKTAQNHPMLVELKNGETYNGHLVSCDNWMNINLREVICTSRDGDKFWRMPECYIRGSTIKYLRIPDEIIDMVREEAAKGRGRGGPQQQKQQKGRGMGGAGRGVFGGRGRGGIPGAGRGQPEKKPGRQAGKQ